One window of the Runella slithyformis DSM 19594 genome contains the following:
- a CDS encoding circularly permuted type 2 ATP-grasp protein codes for MQFSFKNYDTEKFYDEMFSSDGRIRPGCEAFKQRVEQLTQNELMNRQHTAERALMSMGITFNVYSEGEGTERIMPLDIIPRVVAGDDWNRLEKGLIQRITALNMFIDDIYNDQRILDDGVVPRDLIETSKCYLEACKGLKPPKGIWCHITGTDLIRGDDGTFMVLEDNLRCPSGVSYMLENRELSKQIFPEVLARTGVRPVSDYPARLFEMLKFIADRPDPNIVVLTPGIYNSAYFEHSYLAQQMGVELVDARDLVVSGGYVKMRTTRGFEIVDVIYRRLDDTFLDPQAFNPHSLIGIPGIFDVYKKGRVALANAPGTGVADDKVIYAYVPRIIKYYLDQEALIPNVKTYICREDDDLKYVLENVENLVIKEANEAGGYGMLIGPKATKEEHEIFRQKIKDNPRNYIAQPVISLSRVPCIVDDHAEGRHVDLRPYILYGDGINVIPGGLTRVALRKGSLVVNSSQGGGGKDTWVTY; via the coding sequence ATGCAATTTTCTTTTAAAAATTATGACACTGAAAAGTTTTATGATGAAATGTTTTCATCAGATGGCAGGATCAGGCCGGGCTGTGAGGCTTTTAAACAACGCGTAGAACAACTGACACAAAACGAATTGATGAATCGTCAGCATACCGCCGAGCGGGCGCTGATGTCGATGGGGATTACGTTCAATGTGTATTCGGAAGGAGAGGGGACCGAGCGTATCATGCCGCTGGATATCATCCCGAGGGTAGTGGCCGGCGACGATTGGAATCGACTGGAAAAGGGCCTTATTCAGCGTATTACGGCCCTCAATATGTTTATTGACGATATTTATAACGACCAGCGAATTCTCGATGATGGTGTAGTGCCGCGCGATCTGATTGAAACCTCCAAATGTTATCTGGAAGCCTGCAAAGGGTTGAAACCACCCAAAGGAATTTGGTGCCACATTACCGGTACGGATTTGATCCGGGGCGATGACGGTACTTTTATGGTGTTGGAAGATAATCTCCGATGCCCGTCGGGAGTATCCTACATGCTCGAAAACCGCGAGTTGTCCAAGCAAATATTCCCTGAAGTATTGGCCCGAACGGGCGTGCGTCCGGTATCGGATTATCCCGCACGCTTGTTTGAAATGCTCAAATTTATTGCCGACCGCCCGGATCCCAACATCGTCGTCCTGACCCCGGGAATTTATAACTCGGCTTATTTTGAACATTCTTATTTAGCACAGCAAATGGGAGTGGAGCTCGTGGATGCCCGCGATCTGGTGGTTTCGGGAGGCTACGTAAAAATGCGCACAACCCGTGGATTTGAGATTGTAGATGTGATCTATCGCCGCCTGGATGATACTTTTTTGGACCCGCAGGCCTTCAATCCGCATTCACTGATCGGAATCCCGGGGATATTTGATGTGTACAAAAAAGGCCGCGTTGCTTTGGCCAATGCCCCCGGAACGGGGGTGGCCGATGATAAAGTGATCTATGCGTACGTACCGAGAATCATTAAATACTATCTTGATCAGGAAGCCTTGATTCCTAACGTAAAAACGTACATCTGCCGCGAAGACGACGATTTGAAATACGTGCTTGAAAATGTCGAAAATCTGGTCATCAAAGAAGCTAATGAGGCCGGAGGCTACGGAATGCTGATCGGTCCTAAAGCAACGAAAGAAGAACACGAAATATTCCGTCAGAAAATCAAGGATAATCCGCGTAATTACATTGCCCAACCGGTGATATCACTCTCACGCGTGCCTTGTATCGTAGATGACCACGCCGAAGGGCGTCATGTCGATCTGCGCCCTTACATTCTTTACGGCGACGGCATCAACGTGATCCCGGGCGGATTGACCCGCGTAGCATTGCGCAAGGGGTCGTTGGTGGTAAACTCTTCGCAGGGTGGTGGTGGCAAAGATACGTGGGTGACCTATTAG
- a CDS encoding DUF5723 family protein, with protein sequence MIRRLLVIIIGLSVSGLGYTQHWLGLSSSNYAGTNALFLNPAHAADSRHKLYLNLIGNDLFLVNNYLRFDAPYSFLGLVTNSVPKKYRSERGLIIWKESYYAERLNGKPKHFHAGGDVRGPSALFSFKNNRFAVALTTRGRYSLSLTDASEETARVIRYGTNLVELQKKQFTDQTAKLSTNGFVELGATFGGVLLDDETDFFKFGVTVKRMVGVYNVHADMKKANYIINVESLNPEREFISASKLAATYGYTTEEAFSNLSLNPQFLFGNRSAGGGWGFDVGMVYEYRPDAQQLKIGGPRGGRHHDPNKNKYKYRISAALTDVGAIKYNNLNYVRDIDIDLPSAQFSYIYFNSLPSTGAAVNAVNESINVYPAADPRGWTVGLPTSFNTSFDYHYKDNWYVNTLWVQGLRGKNYLDIRPQSVLAITPRYETKWFEVSTPVAIIDNYRVFTMGLAARIGPVIIGTDHLGGLLDIGKPQGLDFYFGLYAPFFHRKPEGPNKCWYQPYERSSRRKR encoded by the coding sequence ATGATACGTCGACTTTTAGTCATTATTATTGGACTTTCAGTGTCCGGTTTGGGATATACACAGCATTGGCTGGGATTATCTTCGAGCAATTATGCCGGCACCAATGCTCTTTTTCTTAACCCTGCGCACGCGGCCGACTCTCGCCATAAACTCTACCTGAATCTGATAGGAAACGATTTATTTTTAGTCAATAATTACCTTCGATTTGATGCTCCCTATTCCTTTCTGGGATTGGTTACCAACAGTGTTCCTAAAAAATACCGCAGCGAACGGGGTCTGATCATCTGGAAAGAAAGCTATTACGCTGAACGTCTCAACGGAAAACCGAAACATTTTCACGCAGGGGGCGATGTGCGCGGCCCTTCGGCCTTATTCTCTTTCAAAAACAATCGTTTTGCGGTGGCGCTCACCACCCGAGGGCGTTATTCGCTCAGTTTGACAGATGCGTCTGAAGAAACCGCACGGGTGATTCGGTACGGAACCAATTTGGTGGAATTACAAAAAAAACAATTCACTGATCAAACGGCCAAGCTATCGACCAATGGATTTGTAGAGTTGGGAGCTACTTTTGGAGGGGTGTTACTCGACGATGAAACAGATTTTTTCAAGTTTGGCGTTACAGTCAAACGAATGGTGGGGGTGTATAATGTTCATGCCGACATGAAAAAAGCCAACTACATTATCAATGTTGAAAGCCTTAATCCCGAACGTGAATTCATTTCTGCCAGTAAATTAGCAGCCACTTATGGCTATACCACCGAAGAGGCCTTTTCCAACCTTAGTCTTAACCCTCAATTTTTGTTTGGCAATCGGTCGGCCGGGGGCGGTTGGGGATTTGATGTAGGGATGGTTTATGAATACCGTCCCGATGCGCAACAGCTCAAAATCGGAGGACCCCGGGGCGGGCGTCATCATGACCCCAACAAAAATAAATACAAATACCGAATCTCCGCCGCGTTGACCGATGTAGGAGCCATTAAGTATAACAATTTGAATTATGTTCGGGATATAGATATTGATCTGCCGTCGGCCCAGTTTTCATATATTTATTTCAACAGTCTGCCCAGTACCGGTGCGGCGGTGAATGCCGTCAACGAAAGCATTAATGTGTACCCGGCCGCTGATCCTCGCGGTTGGACCGTTGGTTTGCCTACTTCATTTAATACAAGTTTTGATTACCATTATAAAGACAATTGGTACGTAAATACCCTTTGGGTACAGGGCCTGCGCGGCAAAAACTATCTGGATATACGACCGCAATCCGTTCTTGCCATTACGCCCCGCTACGAAACTAAATGGTTTGAGGTGTCAACCCCGGTAGCCATAATCGACAATTACCGCGTATTTACCATGGGTTTGGCCGCCCGAATAGGCCCGGTCATTATCGGAACCGATCACTTAGGCGGCCTTTTAGACATTGGCAAACCACAGGGATTGGACTTTTACTTTGGATTATATGCCCCATTCTTTCACCGTAAGCCTGAAGGACCCAACAAATGTTGGTATCAACCTTACGAAAGGTCATCGCGCCGCAAACGATAA
- a CDS encoding enoyl-CoA hydratase/isomerase family protein, producing MDPYVTSELTPEGIATVTFFHPAQNAMPGFLLRQLAETIEETGHNPAVKVLILQSSGDRTFCAGASFDELAAIQNEEEGKTFFSGFANVINACRKSPLIILGKVQGKAVGGGVGLAAATDYCFATQHAAIRLSELGIGIGPFVVGPAIERKIGLSAFSQLTLNASTFYDAFWAKEKGLYAEVFDTVAEMDAAIGRFAQSFTQHSPVALQQVKKIFWEGTEHWETLLAERAAMSGRLVLSDFTRSAVAQIKAAKP from the coding sequence ATGGACCCTTACGTTACTTCCGAACTTACCCCTGAAGGGATCGCGACCGTTACTTTTTTTCATCCCGCTCAAAACGCAATGCCCGGATTCCTGCTGCGGCAGTTGGCTGAAACCATTGAAGAAACGGGGCATAACCCTGCCGTCAAAGTCCTGATTTTACAAAGCAGCGGCGACCGTACGTTTTGCGCCGGCGCAAGTTTTGACGAATTGGCCGCCATTCAAAACGAAGAAGAAGGAAAAACGTTTTTTTCGGGCTTTGCCAACGTCATCAATGCCTGTCGTAAAAGTCCTCTTATCATTTTGGGAAAAGTGCAGGGAAAAGCCGTAGGCGGCGGCGTAGGTTTAGCAGCGGCCACTGACTATTGTTTTGCCACCCAACACGCTGCCATTCGACTGAGTGAATTAGGGATCGGGATCGGTCCTTTTGTGGTGGGTCCGGCCATTGAGCGAAAGATCGGGCTTTCGGCCTTTTCACAGCTTACCCTCAATGCTTCCACTTTTTATGATGCTTTCTGGGCCAAAGAAAAAGGGCTTTATGCCGAAGTTTTTGACACCGTCGCCGAGATGGATGCCGCCATCGGTCGGTTTGCTCAATCCTTTACGCAGCATTCCCCGGTGGCCTTGCAACAGGTAAAAAAAATATTTTGGGAAGGTACCGAGCATTGGGAAACGCTTCTGGCTGAGCGCGCCGCCATGAGCGGCCGCCTCGTGCTGTCGGATTTTACACGTTCGGCCGTCGCCCAAATAAAAGCCGCAAAGCCCTGA
- a CDS encoding endonuclease/exonuclease/phosphatase family protein, with product MVRLLTQAVKYAPGLVLFASLIGFLGEYSRWFDHFSAFRVQYCFLSLLLSVYQFYQKQWRLGVLTGLLFLFNGWLVAPWLLINKTISVKQADFKVYHANVLFKNLDYLPVTQQIIEEKPDFISINEATPPLIAHLKKSFAAEYPYTFFVSAKNDTKVFVASRTPIEIDSAATFAVKGLIRFTAKIHGKPLTIIACHAYNPLKQIDFLTRNQELRHIAALVKKERNPTLVIGDLNITPWSVIYQKTIAESYLKNARQGFGLKPSWPAWMPFLLIPIDHCLINRQLEAVGFERGKHNKSDHYPLIIHLRFRK from the coding sequence ATGGTACGACTATTGACTCAAGCCGTAAAGTATGCGCCCGGGTTGGTGCTTTTTGCTTCGCTGATTGGCTTTTTGGGCGAGTATAGCCGGTGGTTTGATCATTTTTCCGCTTTTCGGGTGCAGTACTGCTTTCTGAGCTTACTGTTGTCGGTATATCAGTTCTATCAAAAACAATGGCGTTTGGGCGTACTGACCGGGCTGCTTTTTCTGTTCAATGGGTGGTTGGTAGCGCCCTGGTTGCTTATAAACAAAACGATTTCTGTCAAACAGGCTGATTTCAAAGTGTATCATGCCAATGTTCTGTTTAAGAATCTTGATTATTTACCTGTAACGCAGCAGATAATCGAAGAAAAACCCGATTTTATTTCCATCAATGAAGCCACTCCGCCGCTCATTGCCCATTTAAAAAAGTCGTTTGCCGCGGAGTACCCTTATACTTTTTTTGTCAGTGCTAAAAACGATACCAAAGTGTTTGTGGCAAGCCGAACACCGATCGAGATAGATTCGGCGGCTACTTTTGCGGTCAAAGGATTGATACGGTTTACTGCCAAGATACATGGCAAACCGCTGACGATCATTGCGTGTCATGCCTATAATCCGCTTAAGCAAATTGATTTTCTGACCCGCAATCAGGAATTGAGACACATTGCGGCATTGGTAAAAAAGGAACGTAATCCCACGCTCGTCATCGGTGACCTGAACATTACGCCTTGGTCGGTGATTTATCAAAAAACCATTGCAGAATCCTATCTGAAAAATGCTCGCCAAGGATTTGGCCTGAAGCCAAGTTGGCCGGCGTGGATGCCTTTTTTGCTGATTCCGATCGACCATTGCCTGATCAACCGTCAATTGGAAGCGGTGGGGTTTGAAAGGGGAAAGCACAACAAGTCAGACCATTATCCCCTGATTATTCACTTACGTTTCCGAAAATGA
- a CDS encoding replication-associated recombination protein A — translation MSAPLPERMRPRTLNDFIGQPKLLGANGALRRAIQNNLVPSMILWGPPGVGKTTLALLIAESTKRTLYSLSAISSGVKELREVLARPSGLFSPIVFIDEIHRYNKSQQDALLSAVEKGQVTLIGATTENPSFEINSALLSRCQVYILEGLGKEELIKMLHQAVEKDEVLKAKTIQFESYDALLRLSGGDGRKLLNLLELVVNAHFHESPIGITDEMVTEVAQQNIARYDKSGEQHYDIISAFIKSLRGSDPNAALYWMARMIKAGEEPEFIARRMLIMASEDIGNANPTAMIMANACLQAVKAIGYPESRIIMSQVAVYLATSPKSNASYLAIDEALALAEQTAHLPVPLHLRNAPTKLMKEIGYGKNYQYSHSYPGNFAAQNFMPDELKGTVLYQPGQNTRENEIRKQLQKWWNEWYDY, via the coding sequence ATGTCTGCTCCTCTGCCCGAACGCATGCGCCCGCGCACGCTGAATGATTTTATCGGCCAACCGAAACTGCTGGGTGCCAACGGTGCCCTGCGGCGTGCCATTCAGAATAATTTGGTTCCTTCCATGATCTTATGGGGGCCGCCGGGCGTAGGCAAAACCACTCTGGCGCTGCTCATTGCCGAATCCACCAAACGTACGCTGTACAGTTTGAGTGCGATAAGCTCGGGCGTCAAAGAACTGCGAGAAGTATTGGCGCGTCCGTCGGGCCTTTTTTCTCCGATCGTGTTCATTGACGAAATTCACCGTTATAATAAAAGTCAGCAGGATGCGTTGCTGAGTGCGGTCGAAAAAGGGCAGGTTACGCTGATCGGGGCCACCACCGAAAATCCGTCGTTTGAGATCAACTCGGCGTTGTTGTCGCGTTGTCAGGTGTATATTTTAGAAGGGCTTGGAAAAGAAGAACTCATCAAAATGCTGCATCAGGCGGTGGAAAAAGACGAAGTTCTGAAGGCCAAAACCATTCAGTTTGAGTCGTACGATGCCCTGTTGCGGCTGTCGGGAGGAGATGGGCGCAAATTATTAAATTTATTGGAACTGGTGGTCAATGCGCATTTTCACGAATCGCCCATTGGCATTACCGACGAGATGGTGACGGAAGTGGCCCAACAAAATATAGCGCGGTATGATAAATCCGGAGAACAGCATTATGATATTATTTCGGCCTTCATTAAATCCCTGCGCGGTAGTGACCCCAATGCCGCCCTTTATTGGATGGCCCGTATGATCAAAGCGGGCGAAGAGCCTGAATTTATTGCCCGAAGGATGTTAATCATGGCTTCTGAAGATATCGGCAATGCCAATCCGACGGCTATGATCATGGCCAATGCGTGTTTGCAGGCTGTGAAGGCCATCGGCTATCCCGAATCGCGCATCATCATGTCGCAGGTGGCGGTGTATTTGGCTACTTCTCCCAAGAGTAATGCGAGTTATTTGGCCATTGATGAAGCCTTGGCTTTGGCCGAACAAACGGCGCATCTGCCCGTGCCCCTTCACCTGCGCAACGCCCCGACGAAGTTGATGAAAGAGATCGGTTACGGCAAAAACTATCAATACTCACATTCCTATCCGGGAAATTTTGCGGCTCAAAACTTTATGCCTGATGAGTTGAAAGGCACCGTTCTGTATCAGCCCGGCCAAAATACCCGTGAAAATGAGATTCGTAAACAATTGCAAAAATGGTGGAACGAATGGTACGACTATTGA
- a CDS encoding RNA polymerase sigma factor, whose translation MPRFHLTTQEEVTLWNQFRQDDESSFARLYQCYVQLLYNYCTQFSADKALIKDCIHDLFVELWQHRHTLGDTTSVRYYLMASIKRKLVRHLNAQQKNTSSEEIPLEYHHLYTASAESYVIAQEEYLQTNRNLNEALEKLPRRQREAIFLKFYVNMTNEEISNFMKINIQSVYNLVFGALTSLKKQLSMECVIV comes from the coding sequence ATGCCGCGTTTTCACCTTACAACCCAAGAAGAGGTAACTCTCTGGAATCAGTTTCGCCAGGACGATGAGTCATCTTTTGCCCGTTTGTATCAATGTTACGTTCAGCTTCTGTACAATTATTGTACACAATTCAGTGCGGATAAGGCATTGATAAAGGACTGTATCCATGACTTGTTTGTGGAACTTTGGCAACATCGCCATACGCTCGGCGATACCACTTCGGTACGCTATTATTTGATGGCTTCGATCAAACGTAAGTTGGTTCGACACCTCAATGCACAGCAAAAAAACACCAGCAGCGAAGAGATTCCTTTGGAGTACCATCACTTGTATACTGCCTCGGCAGAGTCGTATGTGATCGCTCAGGAAGAATATTTGCAAACCAATCGTAACCTGAATGAAGCGCTCGAAAAACTGCCCCGCCGTCAGCGCGAAGCGATTTTTCTGAAATTCTATGTAAACATGACCAACGAAGAAATTTCAAACTTCATGAAAATCAACATCCAATCGGTATATAACCTTGTGTTTGGAGCGTTGACAAGCTTGAAAAAACAATTGTCAATGGAGTGCGTAATTGTGTAG
- the ade gene encoding adenine deaminase, whose product MLFTANLLNLFDHTIAHAEIEVVEKRIISIKVIGTEAQGVPYVMPGFVDAHVHIESSMLTPAQFARLAVVHGTVATVSDPHEIGNVLGVAGVEYMIDDSRRVPFKFCFGAPSCVPATTFETAGAVISTKDIRRLLAMKEVGYLAEMMNFPGVLYEDTEVMMKIRLAQAFNKPVDGHAPGLQGTDAKKYISAGISTDHECFTYDEALDKLQLGLDYILIREGSAAKNFEALIPLMADYPNRLMFCSDDKHPDNLVEGHINQLVKRALAKGYPLFSVLRAACLNPVLHYRLNVGLLREGDPADFILVDNLQDFTVLETYVEGERVSQNGVSNIPDLRSPTVNQFDCKFIEAADLEIAAPEAALTLKVIEALDGQLITNLLEVPALIENGCIVADVERDILKIVVVNRYHSAPVAKGFIKNIGLREGAIASSVAHDSHNIIAVGCDDESLVRAINSVIEAQGGVSAVGPKAEEVHLLPLPIAGLMSDVDGYKVAERYTQIDFFVKSELGSKLNSPFMTLSFMGLLVIPSLKMSDLGLFNGQSFHFTKLYF is encoded by the coding sequence ATGCTTTTTACCGCCAATTTACTCAACCTTTTTGACCACACCATTGCCCATGCCGAAATTGAAGTTGTAGAAAAACGGATCATCAGTATCAAAGTCATTGGCACTGAAGCCCAAGGAGTGCCCTACGTTATGCCGGGGTTTGTAGATGCCCACGTGCATATAGAAAGCTCCATGTTGACTCCGGCGCAATTTGCCCGGCTTGCGGTAGTACACGGAACGGTCGCGACGGTGTCAGACCCGCACGAGATCGGGAATGTATTGGGAGTAGCGGGGGTAGAGTATATGATCGACGACAGCAGGCGTGTGCCTTTTAAGTTTTGTTTTGGGGCACCTTCGTGCGTTCCGGCCACTACATTTGAAACGGCCGGTGCCGTGATTTCCACCAAGGATATTCGTCGGTTGCTGGCCATGAAAGAGGTTGGCTATCTGGCGGAGATGATGAATTTCCCCGGTGTGTTGTACGAAGATACGGAGGTAATGATGAAAATCCGGTTGGCGCAGGCATTTAATAAGCCCGTTGATGGACATGCACCGGGCTTGCAGGGAACGGATGCCAAAAAATACATTAGTGCAGGCATTTCCACTGACCACGAGTGCTTCACCTACGACGAAGCACTGGATAAACTTCAATTGGGACTGGACTACATTCTGATACGGGAAGGGAGTGCCGCCAAAAATTTTGAGGCGTTGATCCCGCTTATGGCCGATTACCCCAATCGCCTGATGTTTTGCTCTGACGACAAGCATCCCGATAATTTGGTCGAAGGTCACATCAACCAATTGGTAAAGCGGGCGCTGGCCAAAGGCTATCCGCTTTTCAGTGTTTTGCGGGCAGCCTGTCTTAATCCGGTGCTGCATTATCGCCTTAATGTCGGTTTGCTCCGTGAAGGTGACCCGGCTGACTTTATTTTGGTGGATAATCTACAGGATTTTACCGTTTTGGAAACCTACGTAGAAGGGGAGAGGGTATCCCAAAATGGTGTTTCAAATATCCCTGATTTGCGAAGCCCGACGGTGAATCAATTTGATTGCAAATTCATTGAGGCGGCTGATCTGGAAATCGCGGCACCTGAGGCAGCATTAACCCTGAAAGTCATTGAAGCGCTCGACGGACAATTGATCACCAATCTGCTGGAAGTGCCCGCGTTGATAGAAAATGGCTGCATTGTGGCGGATGTGGAACGCGACATATTGAAAATAGTGGTGGTAAACCGTTATCATTCAGCGCCTGTTGCGAAAGGGTTTATTAAAAACATAGGCTTGAGAGAAGGGGCAATTGCTTCTTCGGTCGCGCATGATTCGCACAATATCATAGCGGTAGGTTGCGATGATGAGAGCCTGGTACGAGCCATCAATTCAGTGATTGAAGCTCAGGGGGGAGTAAGTGCTGTAGGCCCCAAAGCAGAAGAGGTACATCTTCTACCGCTCCCTATCGCGGGTTTGATGTCGGACGTTGACGGATATAAAGTAGCAGAACGGTATACACAAATAGATTTTTTTGTTAAATCAGAGCTCGGATCAAAATTAAATTCGCCCTTTATGACTCTGTCATTTATGGGGCTTTTAGTAATTCCTTCGTTGAAAATGAGTGATTTAGGTTTATTTAATGGGCAAAGCTTCCATTTTACCAAATTATATTTTTAA
- a CDS encoding DUF5916 domain-containing protein — protein MRILLLLLLSLSAFSQTTAPYKINFITEKIKVDGVLDEQIWQTAPNVGDFWQYFPSDTLKAIYQTEVKIAYDDKNIYLSAKCYAKSKKYVTFSYRRDYRGGSNDNISFIFDTFNDRTNAFLFGTNPFGVMREALLYNGGTDNSFFSEFWDNKWVGESKIYDNYWTTEVAIPFTTLRFKDGTQQWLFKSYRFDTQINENSTLNKIPQNQIIMNLGYSTPIEFEKPLKKPGPNISLIPYIATGNSTDFVNPKNPNNGTRINVGGDAKIAVTSGLNLDLTINPDFSNVEADRQVINLSRFDINFPEQRQFFLENSDLFSGFGSYVINPFLPPQGNLGGAGNQIISPFFSRQIGIAKDSTTGLGVPNRILYGARLSGKLDDNWRIGLLNAQTADDEFKGISGANFGVLAVQRKIFSRSNIAGIFVNKQTLHPELSPKLTNFNRVGGLEYNFTSKDSRWQGKAYYHQSFSETKQKEAFSNGFSLMYSVQRYTFRWAHDWVGKGYDAEVGFVPRKDFLRINPTLGFSFYPRTKLVNRYSVGVSLEQYTMPNVGTTDRTAGPFLSMYFNNSARMLLSLNQNYTYLFSNFDALRSNGKLPALERGQGFTYYNASLNFFSDQRKKWWIFAQPLIGQYYNGNIVSLTGSLNYRYQPYIALAMNFTYNHIELPIATNNVFLIGPRLDWTFSKKVFLTTYLQYNSQFENMNVNTRLQWRFAPVSDFFLVYIDNYNTANGESRNRSIQAKLTYWFNL, from the coding sequence ATGAGAATACTACTTTTACTCCTCCTCTCCCTGTCGGCCTTTTCGCAAACCACTGCTCCTTACAAGATTAATTTTATCACCGAAAAAATCAAAGTGGACGGCGTTTTGGACGAACAGATTTGGCAGACAGCCCCCAACGTAGGTGATTTCTGGCAATATTTCCCTTCCGATACCCTGAAAGCCATCTACCAAACCGAAGTAAAAATCGCCTACGACGATAAAAATATCTACCTCAGTGCCAAGTGTTATGCCAAAAGCAAAAAGTATGTAACTTTCTCATACCGAAGAGATTATCGAGGAGGGAGCAATGATAACATCAGTTTTATCTTTGATACGTTCAACGACCGTACCAATGCCTTTTTGTTTGGCACCAATCCGTTCGGCGTGATGCGCGAAGCCCTGCTGTACAACGGCGGTACCGACAACTCTTTCTTCAGTGAATTCTGGGACAATAAATGGGTAGGAGAATCTAAAATCTATGACAACTATTGGACCACTGAAGTGGCTATTCCTTTTACTACGCTGCGTTTTAAGGACGGCACGCAGCAATGGTTGTTTAAGAGTTACCGTTTTGATACTCAAATCAACGAAAACAGCACGCTGAACAAAATACCCCAAAACCAGATCATCATGAATTTGGGGTATTCAACTCCCATTGAATTTGAAAAACCATTGAAGAAACCGGGGCCTAATATTTCGCTCATTCCGTACATCGCAACCGGCAATTCGACCGATTTTGTTAATCCCAAAAACCCCAACAACGGCACCCGGATCAACGTAGGCGGCGATGCCAAGATTGCCGTCACGTCAGGCCTGAACCTGGACCTGACCATCAATCCCGATTTTTCCAACGTCGAAGCCGACCGACAGGTCATCAACCTCTCGCGGTTTGACATTAACTTCCCCGAGCAACGGCAGTTCTTTCTCGAAAACTCCGATCTCTTTTCGGGCTTCGGGAGTTACGTCATCAATCCGTTTTTGCCTCCGCAGGGCAATTTAGGCGGCGCAGGCAACCAAATCATCAGTCCGTTTTTTTCCCGACAGATCGGCATTGCCAAAGATTCAACCACAGGCCTGGGCGTTCCCAACCGTATTTTGTACGGGGCACGTCTGAGCGGGAAACTGGACGATAACTGGCGCATCGGATTATTGAACGCCCAAACCGCCGATGACGAATTCAAGGGGATCTCAGGGGCCAATTTCGGCGTATTGGCGGTGCAGCGGAAGATCTTCAGCCGGTCGAATATTGCGGGTATCTTTGTCAATAAACAGACCCTTCACCCCGAACTCAGCCCCAAACTGACGAATTTCAACCGCGTGGGAGGTCTGGAATACAATTTTACTTCCAAAGACAGTCGTTGGCAGGGCAAGGCCTATTACCATCAGTCATTCAGCGAAACCAAACAAAAAGAAGCGTTTTCCAACGGTTTTTCCCTCATGTACAGCGTGCAGCGGTATACGTTCCGCTGGGCGCACGATTGGGTCGGCAAAGGCTACGATGCTGAAGTGGGCTTTGTGCCGCGCAAAGATTTTCTGCGCATCAATCCAACGCTCGGTTTTTCGTTTTACCCGCGCACCAAGCTCGTCAATCGGTACAGCGTCGGGGTATCGCTTGAGCAGTATACCATGCCCAATGTAGGTACAACCGACCGCACCGCCGGGCCTTTTCTGTCGATGTATTTTAACAATTCGGCCCGTATGTTGCTTTCCTTAAACCAAAATTACACCTATCTCTTTTCTAATTTTGACGCTTTGCGAAGCAACGGCAAGCTCCCGGCGCTGGAACGAGGGCAGGGATTTACGTATTATAACGCTTCACTGAACTTTTTTTCCGACCAACGTAAAAAATGGTGGATTTTTGCTCAACCGCTTATCGGGCAATATTACAACGGCAATATCGTCAGCCTGACGGGCTCACTGAATTATCGCTATCAGCCGTACATTGCCCTGGCGATGAACTTCACCTATAACCACATTGAGTTACCCATCGCAACAAACAACGTTTTTCTGATCGGCCCGCGCCTTGACTGGACCTTTTCCAAAAAAGTTTTCCTGACCACGTATTTGCAATACAACAGTCAGTTTGAAAACATGAACGTCAACACACGTTTACAGTGGCGTTTTGCGCCCGTATCGGATTTCTTTTTGGTGTATATCGACAATTACAACACGGCCAACGGTGAATCCCGCAACCGTTCCATTCAGGCCAAACTGACGTATTGGTTTAATCTGTAA